CCAATGGTCACCTTCGTAGTGACCGCTGTTGATGTAAGCCAATCCCGCGACCAAATGTTCTCTCGCGTTGGTTCGAATGGCGGCTACCAAAGGATGCTGCTCCGGCAAATGATTCGCGACTGATTGCAGACACCAGGCTCGATTGAGGTTCAGTCCGGCGAGGTGAACCAGTTTGCCGTCGGTGACATCGCTGACGCTGACCGGTGAGATCGTCCCATCGGTGAGTTGCTGCTTCAGCTTCGGAACAAATTTGTCCAGCCACGCTGAAAACTCCTCCGGCGTTAGCACTCGCCGCATCAAGTCCGCCTCGTTCCACGCCGACGAGAAGAAGTCGTGACCGGACGGTTCGTACTGAACCGGGTAATCGATGTCGGTCAAATAGAACTCGCGAGCCCGCGAGATCACCAACTGTTCCAACTCACCCAGGTCACGAGACCTCGCGTAGTCCAACACTTGCCCCAACGCAAACCCGGTGTCGGGATGCTGGCCTGTTCGAATCGGGAACGTCAACAGCGGCAGGTAAGCCGTGATCCGCTCAACCAACAACTGTTCGAGTGGCTCAAGAGCTCCGCGCCACTGAACGGCATCGTCATCGTCGAACGAATCCAACTCCATCGCCAAACGCAGAAACCAAGCCCAGCCATACATGCGTTCGAAAGACTTGTTCTCATCGCGAGCAAAGAATTCCGCTTCGCGTTTCAAGTTCTCAGCCGTCAAATGCCGAGACAACGTTTCGCGAATTTTGGTGGCCGCGGGCATCTCAGGAGATTGCTTCAGCAAACGCACCAACACCCAGTGACCGTGCACACTGCTGTGCCAATCAAAGCATCCATAGAACGCCGGGAAGTGTTCTTGGGGCGTGCCGATTTGATCAGGATTGGAATAGACCAGCGACAGTTTGTTTGGAAACTCCGTGTCGACACCATGCAGTACCAAATTCGCCCACTGATCCGCCATATCAGGGGTCAACGCAACCGTGGCGGTTGAGTCCATTTCAACTGGCGGATTCCCGCTTGGCGACTGCGTCCACGCTGACGTTGTCATGAGCGAACAAAGCAACCAAGCGACGAACAATCGGCGAAAGAATGGATCTTTCCAGGCAAACATGAGACTTCCTCGATTCGGCGGGGCAACTTGCGACCGGCACCAAAAACACCTGTCAATCGCAATCCTTTTGCGGACATCTTAGCCGGTGTTTCCCATATCGGTGAGCGTTCACCGTGCATTCCCAATCTGCAAAAATCGGTTCGGCAGCGCCTCGTTTGGTTTGGGTACGTGCCCTTCTGTGTTGGAGGAACTCAATGATGAAAACAATGCATGAAAACGTCACGAATGACGCGTTGTGGCAGAAAATTCTTCATTTTCCGATTGGAGGCGAATCAGCGGATTGGACCGCAGATCCGCCCACTCGCGGTCTCTCGTTTTCGCAACGATTGGCCCGGGAAAACGATTGGAGCATCCAACACGCCCGTCACTGCATCGACGAGTACCGAAGGTTTCTGTATCTGGCAGCCACCGCGGGTCACAGTGTGACTCCATCGGACGCGGTCGATCAAGTTTGGCATCAACACTTGGTCTACACCGAGAACTATTGGGTGGACTTGTGCCAAAAAATCCTGCCATCACCGCTTCACCACGGACCGACCAAAGGTGGCTCCCAAGAACGAGTTCGATACCAAGACCAATACGAACAAACTCTCGCATCTTATGAGCGGGCATTTGGCAAAGCCCCGGTGGAAATTTGGCCGCCGACGGAAGAACGATTCGCTCAATCGATCGCGTCGCTTCGCATTGATCGACGCAAGTTCTGGCTGATTCCAAAGCCGAACTTGACCGGCAAGTCATTGCAAGGGTCGCACCTCGCGATCGCGGGATTGGCAGCGACACCTTTCGCGGCGTTGTTCCCATTCAACCTGGATGGTCCCACCTTCCTTGCGTTGTACGGAGCGGCAATCGTCGTCGGCTTTGCCTACCTGTTGGTTTGGTTTCACATCAGCAACGGTTGGTCATCCAATCCTTCCGCTCTTCCCAAAGTTGGCTGGGGACAACTGTCGATCCTGGCAGGAGGCAAGAAACGATTGCTGCAAACAACCTTGGTAGCGTTGCAAAAGCGAGGCATCGTCCAGTGCGATCAACACGGATTCACGATCCTTGATCGTGGTGCATTGCAGGCCCAGCATGACGATGATCCGGTTGCTGCCGGTGCAATGAAGGTGACCACTGACTACCTGGCGTCCAGCAACGCTCCACAATCCTTCCAACGATTGCTGGTGGCAATCCACTCGACCGCGACCAACGCTGAATCACAGATGCGTGAATCGGGGTTGCTGAGATCATCCGAACAACGCAAGCGTTTTCACGTGGGTGCGTTGGGGCTGGCGGGCATCTTGCTGGTCGTTGGTGGACTCAGGTGCATGCAGGGAATCCAAAACGATCGCCCGATTGGGTTTCTCGTTTTGGAAATGGTCATCGCGACCGTCGGGTTCGTGGTCGCGTTTCACATGGCGGGTCGCGAGCGGCTGACTTCCTTGGGCAAATCGGTCCAAGAACGATCGCAGCGAAGCTATCCTGAAACGGGGTTGAGGTCCGCTCACCAAACCGACGGCGGCGACTTAGATGAGTTGCCCTGTCTGGCGTGTTGGGGTCCCGCAGTGGCCGCCTACGTGCTCACCGATGCCTCGGAACTTTTCGCCAACGACATGTTGTACGGGGAAGAAATCCAGGCTGCCCAAAAAGCATCGAACTCGAACGGATGGATTGATTGGAGCAGCGGAGACGGCAGCAGCAGTTTCGACTTCAGCGGTGGCGGGGGCGATGCGGGCTGTGGAGGCGGGTGCGGAGGCTGTGGTGGTTGCGGAGGGTGAGAAGGCTTCCACCACTTGCAGAGTGACCAGGCTGCTATCTTGGGAGGAACGCTTGCGGGATGCCGATTCGGCTCTCGCAAACTCGTTCGCCCCATGCATCAGGCCACCTCATGAACCCCGGCGCCGTCGAGGAACCATCGACTCATCCATCCTTGCTCGAACGGGCCCGGTACGGCGACGATGAGGGCTGGCAGATGTTGGTCCAGGTCTACGGACCGATCGTCTACCGATGGATCCGCCGATGCGGGGCCCAGTCGGCCGACGCTGCGGACGTGATGCAAGAAACGTTTCTCGCGGTCGCCAAGGCTCTCCCGCGGTTCAACCTGGACCAAACGGGCGCCACTTTTCGCGGATGGCTGTGGACGATCGCTCGCAACAAACTTCGCGATCGCCAACGTGCCGACCAACGGTCTCCGCTCGTCCTCGACGGCGAAGCGTTGCAATGGGCCGAGCGAGAAAGCTCTGATCCGCCCAGCGAACTCGCCGATGATGTGCAGTCGATTCAGAACCGCATGCTGCAAGTCCTGAGGCAATCGACCGATCCCAAAACCTGGCAGATGTTTTGGCGGACCGCCGTCGAAGGCTGCGATCCCGCAACGGTGGCAGACGACCTGAACGTCAGTCGCTGGACGGTCTACAAGGCTCGCGCCCGGGTGCTGCAACGATTGCGAAAAGAATTGGAGGATTTTCATCGCTGAGGTGTCCAATCGCCGCCCAATCCAAGCGTTGTGTGGTCAACCAATCGATCCCTCGCACCGAAAGCCCGTCATGATTGCCACCAGCACCGATTGCCTGAGTGTCGAAGAATTGAACCGCTTGCTCGACGGACAACTCTCCAGTAACGAGTTCGATTCAGCATCCAAGCATGTTGATCAGTGCGAGCAATGCCAGTCACGCATCCCGGAAAAGTGGGACGCGTTGTCTCCAATTGCCAATGCGGACTCAGAGGAAGATTCCGTGCTGGCTGAGTCCGCCTGCCAATTCGCGGTCGCTCAATTGATGACCGCAGGCGCCAAGGTTGCCCACACCTCCGCTGATCTCCCGATCGACCAAATCGGTCCGTACGAGATCCTCGGGCAACTCGGGCAGGGCGGAATGGGGATGGTGTGCTTGGCTCGTCACAACCGACTGAAACGGCAATGCGCGATCAAGTTGCTGCCCCCTCACCGAGTGATGGAACCCGGTTGGCTGGATCGTTTCGATCGAGAAATGACAACCATCGCGGCGTTGGAACATCCTGGAATCGTCCGTGCCACCGATGCGGGAACACACTCCGACTGGCACTACTTGGTGATGGAATACTTGGACGGAATGGACGTCGGCAAGATCGCTCATCGACTGGGATCATTGCCGGTCGCGGACGCCTGCGAGATCGCTCGCCAGTCCGCCGTGGCACTGATGCACGTGCATGAGACGGGTTTGATCCACCGCGATGTGAAGCCATCCAATTTGATGCTCACGCGAGACGGAACCGTCAAACTTTTGGACCTGGGTTTGGTACTGGCGGGCGACGATCCGCTTGCCACCGACGACCGACTGACCACAGTGGGACACCTGATGGGCACCTTGCCCGCGATGTCGCCCGAACAATTGCTCGACAGTCGAAAAGTCCAACCAGTGTCTGACATCTATTCGCTTGGTGCGACCCTGTACCGTCTGATCTCAGGCCGTTGGCCGCAAGCAAACGAAGGCGGCCTGGCAGCACGAGTGTTGGCGATCACGAGCGAGTCCAATCGATCGACTCCGCTTCCACTGAGCCGTTTGGAATCGTCGGTCAAATCGGAACTCGAATCGTTCGTCGGTCAGATGATGCACCGGCAACCCGACCAGCGTCCCAGCGGATCAATCGTTGCCGAGCGACTTGCGACCTGGTCCGGCGAAGCCAACTTAAAAGCGTTGCTCAAGCGAGCGGAATCGACACCTGCATCCGATGCACCGATCACACCATCGCTCCCGCTGGCAACGAATCCCGCTTCGCCGCCACCGGGCAACGGCAAACACACCTGGACCGCATGGCTGGGGCCGTTGGGATGGTTCGCGGCAGCTATCTTGCTGGCAACGGTCGTGATTCAAATCAAAACCGACAAGGGTCTGGTGACGGTGACCACAGACGGGAAAGACACGCAGGTTGCGGTTGAAAAGAACGTCCAAGATTCAACGGAAGAAACCGTATCACCTTCCACCGAGAAATCGCTGACCGCAGATATCGAATCACCTGACAGCGAGAAGATTTATCTAGGCGAAAATCTCGATTATTGGCTGGGAGTCTTCCGTCGCGAACAACAGATCGAACGCATCGGCCAAGCCATGCGAGCGGTTGAGTTGCTGTCTCGCAACACGCCCAAACGCGAAGAAGCCGCTCGAATCACGTTGGAATTGGCGAATGAGTACGGGACTCAAATCATCGATGACACTCCCGACCAAAATGGAGGCGGCTTTGGGGGACAAAGCTCTCCGAACCAACGGTTCATGGGCTATCTGACGCAAACCTTTGACAACTACCTTCCAACCCCTGGACTTCGACCACTCGGGGAAACGCTGGCGGATGGCAATGAGAGGGCCCAGATCACGGCTATTTTGCTGCTGAATCACTTCGTTACGGGGGTCCATGTGAATGCCGTCTACGAAGGAAGATTGGAGACAGCAAAGGCCTCGTTTGCAACTGAAGCACTGACACCTGAAGGGAGAGTAACCATCGAAACCCTTCTCAAACAGATTGGAATCGCATCCGGTGAACTCAAGCCACTCGCCGCTGACGCCACCGCGAAGGATCGATATGCTATGACTCCTGCAAGAGAAGCAGTTTCGTCTCGTGAAACCGCTTGGGTAACTGCCGTTCGAATCATCGAGATGTCTGGCCCAAAGATCTCTCCTCCGAGCTGGATCGCCGATTACGTCCAAGAGCAGGTTGATGAGGCGGTAGCTGACTACGAACATCGTGAGATCGATCCCGAGACAGAGCAGACCAAGTGGGATTACAGCGATCCCAATGCACCCTACGGTTTTTCTTCGGGTGGATTTGGTGGTGGACCTCAAATGATTACCACCCCCACCGACCCTGACTGGCTTTTGTCACGAGAGCTCTTCCTTTCGGCAATCGAAATGCGAAGGGAAGGTCGACTCGATTTGCCTATCCAGTTCGCAGCGGAGACGCTGGCCCATCCGCGCTTCAACTGGTACTCGATGGACGGTTCGTCCCTCAACGACTTGGTCCAAGCCTTGGCGACGATCGATCCGGAGGCTCCTTCCCTGATCGCCTTTCATCTCGACCGAAGCTTCCAAGAAATGGATCGCCAATACCAAGCCAGCCAGAACGCCGAATGGCTTCATCCGTTGACCTATTTTGGCCAGCGTCTCAAAGAGGGTCTGGCATCCGTCTACACCACTCACGTCGAACAGCCCGAACAGGCCCACGATCGACTCGAGCGTCTGGTCAAGTCATTGCCCAATCTGTCGATGTACCAACAATCAACCGAAGGCAACAAAGACATCTGGAACGCCATGCTAAACGACCTCAAACAGCGATTCGAAAGCGAGTGACGGCGTCAGTCTGGATCTCCCCGACGAAGACTGTTTCAGGAACACTAATCGGCGCTAATCGTACACTAATCTTCGAGGCAATCACTCTCCAGCTCACAACGATTAGTGTGCGATTAGTGTGCGATCAGAGAAGATTAGTGTTCCCCCGCCTCCACCATCTCTGCAACACGGAATCCAACACAAAGAGTTGTCGCGAAGTACAAAACGCAAACTGCCTCGCCTAGCGACCTACGATCTCGCTGCAGATTGCCTGCCGGACGAATTTGAAGAACACTAATCGACGCTAATCGCACACTAATCTCCGGGGCAATCCGCCCCAATTCACAACCATTAGTGTGCGATGAGAGAAGATTAGTGTTCCCCCCCGGCGTCCATCACCTCAATGACTTCGTTGGGAATGCAAATCATCGACCACGAATCGCTTCCATTCCAAATCACCCTTCTTTCCAAAGTTAATGAGGTAACCAACTCGCTTGCGGGCGATTCGCATGTAATTGAACAACTGAGCTTCATGATCCGAGCAAAGTTCTTTCAAAGCCTTCAGTTCGACTACGATTTCACCGAAAACTAGCAAGTCTGGTCGATACTTCGGAGTCAAAAGATGCTCCTTGAAGTAGACACTCAATTCAGATTGGGCGACAAATGCGATCCCTCTCAACCCGAGCTCGACTTCCAAAGCTGACTGATAAATTTCCTCAGCCATTCCATAGCCAAGTTGGTTGTAGACCTCGAACGCGGCCCCCATCAGGTCGTAGCCTTCTTGTCTGAACATGAACCCCACCTGGAACTGCGGATTGTAAGAATCCCCTGGCCCTCGAACCTCAAGCGTTCGCTTGCAGGCCTTCGGTTCGAAGCCTCCACGTCAATCTATCAAATCACCCGACTTTACTCTGTGAGCACCATTTTGAGTTGCTCGATGGCGGTGGGCGACTCGACTGGCAATGCGTCCGGGACGTGGAGTGGCAGGGTCACGGATCCGTCGCCTCGGATGACCATGGAGTTTGTCCAGGGACTCGCGGGCAAGAACGCTTTGACAAGTTCCACCCCAGGGTCATGCCCGCCAATTTGAAGATCGACCGAACGATCGCCGGACGTTCGATGGCCAATCCCCACCAACCGAATCACAGGAGTGGAATCGACCTCTGAATCAGACATCATCGGCGAAAGCGATTCATTGGTCCGCCATGCATGAACGCTTCGCAGCGTCGCGGCGGGGTCCAAGGTCACGCAAACACACCGAGCCGACTCGTTGCGGCGGCGAGTGATTCGCGCCACCATCGCGGCGGTCATCTCCGCTTCGTCCGTATCAAACGCTCCGGGGCCGATCACGATCGCCGCGTACTGGCTATCACGAAAATGGTTGGCCCGCGTTTGAAACTCGGAACCTTCTTCGTTCGCCTCCGGGTGCTCGATCGCGTGATGCATCCGGCCAGCGAAATCGGCGGTCCATCGTTCCCAACGCTTCACCTGTCGCTTGCCAACCGATGCACTGGAACCCGCGGACTCCAGACGCAGCTTCTCTTCCAAACGAGGCCAAGCCGGATCGACTTCGCCGATCAACCAAACCAAATCGGCATGCGTGACGACTTCGGACAGCGTCGCCGCAACAATTCCATCTCGACGTGTGACCGTTCCGATGGCCTGGACCGAAGGATCCGTTTCGATTTCGACTTCGATCGCACCGT
The nucleotide sequence above comes from Rhodopirellula bahusiensis. Encoded proteins:
- a CDS encoding serine/threonine protein kinase, translating into MIATSTDCLSVEELNRLLDGQLSSNEFDSASKHVDQCEQCQSRIPEKWDALSPIANADSEEDSVLAESACQFAVAQLMTAGAKVAHTSADLPIDQIGPYEILGQLGQGGMGMVCLARHNRLKRQCAIKLLPPHRVMEPGWLDRFDREMTTIAALEHPGIVRATDAGTHSDWHYLVMEYLDGMDVGKIAHRLGSLPVADACEIARQSAVALMHVHETGLIHRDVKPSNLMLTRDGTVKLLDLGLVLAGDDPLATDDRLTTVGHLMGTLPAMSPEQLLDSRKVQPVSDIYSLGATLYRLISGRWPQANEGGLAARVLAITSESNRSTPLPLSRLESSVKSELESFVGQMMHRQPDQRPSGSIVAERLATWSGEANLKALLKRAESTPASDAPITPSLPLATNPASPPPGNGKHTWTAWLGPLGWFAAAILLATVVIQIKTDKGLVTVTTDGKDTQVAVEKNVQDSTEETVSPSTEKSLTADIESPDSEKIYLGENLDYWLGVFRREQQIERIGQAMRAVELLSRNTPKREEAARITLELANEYGTQIIDDTPDQNGGGFGGQSSPNQRFMGYLTQTFDNYLPTPGLRPLGETLADGNERAQITAILLLNHFVTGVHVNAVYEGRLETAKASFATEALTPEGRVTIETLLKQIGIASGELKPLAADATAKDRYAMTPAREAVSSRETAWVTAVRIIEMSGPKISPPSWIADYVQEQVDEAVADYEHREIDPETEQTKWDYSDPNAPYGFSSGGFGGGPQMITTPTDPDWLLSRELFLSAIEMRREGRLDLPIQFAAETLAHPRFNWYSMDGSSLNDLVQALATIDPEAPSLIAFHLDRSFQEMDRQYQASQNAEWLHPLTYFGQRLKEGLASVYTTHVEQPEQAHDRLERLVKSLPNLSMYQQSTEGNKDIWNAMLNDLKQRFESE
- a CDS encoding TIGR04222 domain-containing membrane protein; translated protein: MMKTMHENVTNDALWQKILHFPIGGESADWTADPPTRGLSFSQRLARENDWSIQHARHCIDEYRRFLYLAATAGHSVTPSDAVDQVWHQHLVYTENYWVDLCQKILPSPLHHGPTKGGSQERVRYQDQYEQTLASYERAFGKAPVEIWPPTEERFAQSIASLRIDRRKFWLIPKPNLTGKSLQGSHLAIAGLAATPFAALFPFNLDGPTFLALYGAAIVVGFAYLLVWFHISNGWSSNPSALPKVGWGQLSILAGGKKRLLQTTLVALQKRGIVQCDQHGFTILDRGALQAQHDDDPVAAGAMKVTTDYLASSNAPQSFQRLLVAIHSTATNAESQMRESGLLRSSEQRKRFHVGALGLAGILLVVGGLRCMQGIQNDRPIGFLVLEMVIATVGFVVAFHMAGRERLTSLGKSVQERSQRSYPETGLRSAHQTDGGDLDELPCLACWGPAVAAYVLTDASELFANDMLYGEEIQAAQKASNSNGWIDWSSGDGSSSFDFSGGGGDAGCGGGCGGCGGCGG
- a CDS encoding GxxExxY protein, with translation MFRQEGYDLMGAAFEVYNQLGYGMAEEIYQSALEVELGLRGIAFVAQSELSVYFKEHLLTPKYRPDLLVFGEIVVELKALKELCSDHEAQLFNYMRIARKRVGYLINFGKKGDLEWKRFVVDDLHSQRSH
- a CDS encoding RNA polymerase sigma factor — protein: MNPGAVEEPSTHPSLLERARYGDDEGWQMLVQVYGPIVYRWIRRCGAQSADAADVMQETFLAVAKALPRFNLDQTGATFRGWLWTIARNKLRDRQRADQRSPLVLDGEALQWAERESSDPPSELADDVQSIQNRMLQVLRQSTDPKTWQMFWRTAVEGCDPATVADDLNVSRWTVYKARARVLQRLRKELEDFHR
- a CDS encoding DUF2891 domain-containing protein; the encoded protein is MFAWKDPFFRRLFVAWLLCSLMTTSAWTQSPSGNPPVEMDSTATVALTPDMADQWANLVLHGVDTEFPNKLSLVYSNPDQIGTPQEHFPAFYGCFDWHSSVHGHWVLVRLLKQSPEMPAATKIRETLSRHLTAENLKREAEFFARDENKSFERMYGWAWFLRLAMELDSFDDDDAVQWRGALEPLEQLLVERITAYLPLLTFPIRTGQHPDTGFALGQVLDYARSRDLGELEQLVISRAREFYLTDIDYPVQYEPSGHDFFSSAWNEADLMRRVLTPEEFSAWLDKFVPKLKQQLTDGTISPVSVSDVTDGKLVHLAGLNLNRAWCLQSVANHLPEQHPLVAAIRTNAREHLVAGLAYINSGHYEGDHWLATFGLYAISGVGM